A genome region from Chthonomonas sp. includes the following:
- a CDS encoding DUF1579 domain-containing protein, with protein sequence MSTETSDMPGPTKPVSQHEWLKNLLGEWTTSMTMVMGPDQPEMHGEGTESVTSFGGLWAHAHGKSTMPDGDVMEYYMALGYDVTFGEYRGAWYANVSSHLWKYTGELSADGRTMTLNCEGPDMMSDEPGKTAKYRDVHELVDANTRTMTSFGEMPDGSWVQFNKTTYTRKA encoded by the coding sequence ATGAGTACCGAAACCTCTGATATGCCCGGGCCGACAAAGCCCGTTTCCCAACACGAATGGCTCAAGAACCTGCTTGGTGAATGGACCACTTCCATGACCATGGTGATGGGGCCTGACCAACCCGAGATGCACGGCGAAGGCACCGAATCGGTGACGAGCTTCGGCGGACTGTGGGCGCACGCGCACGGAAAATCCACCATGCCCGACGGCGATGTGATGGAATATTACATGGCGCTGGGCTACGATGTGACCTTCGGCGAGTACCGCGGCGCGTGGTATGCCAACGTGAGCAGCCACCTGTGGAAGTACACCGGCGAGCTCAGTGCCGACGGCCGCACCATGACCTTGAACTGCGAAGGCCCCGACATGATGAGCGACGAGCCGGGCAAGACCGCCAAGTATCGCGACGTGCACGAACTGGTGGACGCCAACACGCGCACCATGACCTCGTTTGGCGAAATGCCCGACGGCAGCTGGGTTCAGTTCAACAAAACGACCTACACGCGTAAGGCCTAG
- a CDS encoding SRPBCC domain-containing protein, which translates to MIVQNTPDLELTDASCQAATGRTPDAWYAYLDGIDGLKLGRRDSIHAMYGEAEKALGKGTNDTSWWLTTVYVNYEKRHDIRKKDGLYEGYSICCTKNIAAPPAKTYAAYIANFSEIFGDNPKQDVTEGGKISCQGGCEGTFTRIRPDKDLRFTWSHPGCTAPMVVDVQFQDAKGKTMMNVMTSRIQTREEADGLRRAWGEALNRLKPLAEA; encoded by the coding sequence ATGATCGTTCAAAACACACCCGACCTGGAACTCACCGATGCCAGCTGCCAAGCCGCGACCGGCCGAACTCCCGATGCATGGTATGCCTACCTCGATGGGATTGACGGCCTCAAACTCGGGCGCCGCGACAGCATCCACGCCATGTATGGCGAGGCGGAAAAGGCGCTGGGCAAGGGCACGAACGACACCTCTTGGTGGCTAACGACGGTCTACGTCAACTACGAAAAGCGCCACGACATCCGTAAGAAGGATGGGCTGTACGAAGGCTATTCGATCTGCTGCACCAAGAACATCGCCGCCCCGCCGGCAAAAACCTACGCCGCTTACATCGCCAACTTTTCCGAAATCTTCGGCGATAACCCCAAGCAGGATGTCACCGAGGGCGGGAAGATCAGCTGCCAAGGCGGCTGCGAAGGCACCTTCACACGGATCCGCCCGGACAAGGACTTGCGATTTACTTGGAGTCACCCGGGCTGCACCGCGCCGATGGTGGTGGACGTTCAGTTTCAAGACGCTAAAGGCAAAACCATGATGAATGTCATGACAAGCCGAATCCAGACGCGGGAAGAAGCCGATGGTCTCCGCCGCGCCTGGGGTGAGGCGCTGAACCGCCTGAAGCCGCTGGCCGAAGCCTAG